A part of Numenius arquata chromosome 2, bNumArq3.hap1.1, whole genome shotgun sequence genomic DNA contains:
- the FAM98A gene encoding protein FAM98A, whose protein sequence is MEFELLENDVLESLEDLGYKGPLLDDGALAQAVSRGASSPEFTKLCAWLVSELRLFCKLEENVQATNSPNEAEEFQLEMSGLLAEMNCPYASLTSGDVTKRLHNQKNCLLLLTYLISELEAARMLCVNAPPKKAQEGGGSEVFQELKGICIALGMSKPPANITMFQFFSGIEKKLKETLAKVPPNHVGKPLLKKQLGPAHWEKIEAINQAIVNEYEVRRKLLVKRLDVTVQSFGWSDRAKSQTEKLAKVYQPKRALLSTKCTISIANLLAARQDLSKIMRTSSGSIREKTACAINKVLMGRVPDRGGRPNEIEPPPPEMPPWQKRPESGSQQGGGRGGRGGYESSYGGRGGYDHGGHDRGGRGGYDSSYGGRGGHEQGSHDRGGRGGRGGYDHGGRGGGRGNKLQGGWTDGGGGGYQDGGYRESNYRDAGFQTGGYHSGGGGGGYQGGGYGGYQSSSYSGSGYQGGGGGGYQQDNRYQDGGSHSDRGGGRGGGRGGRGGRGGRGGQGGGWGGRGGQNFNQGGQFEQHFQHGGYQYNQSGFGQGRHFTS, encoded by the exons ATGGAGTTCGAGCTTCTGGAGAATGACGTGCTGGAGTCCCTGGAGGACCTGGG TTACAAAGGTCCATTGTTAGATGACGGAGCGCTGGCTCAGGCAGTCTCTCGTGGAGCCAGTTCCCCTGAATTCACCAAACTCTGTGCTTGGTTGGTGTCTGAGTTACGGCTATTCTGTAAACTAGAGGAAAATGTGCAGGCAACTAACA GTCCAAACGAAGCAGAAGAATTTCAACTTGAAATGAGTGGGTTGCTGGCTGAAATGAACTGTCCGTATGCATCATTAACATCAGGAGATGTGACAAAACGCCTTCATAATCAAAAGAACTGTCTCTTGCTGCTTA CATACCTCATCTCAGAACTGGAAGCTGCCAGAATGCTGTGTGTGAACGCCCCTCCTAAAAAAGCACAGGAAGGAGGTGGCAGTGAAGTCTTTCAGGAGCTAAAAGGCATATGTATTGCTTTAGGCATGTCCAAGCCTCCAGCCAACATAACGATGTTCCAGTTCTTCAgtggaattgaaaaaaaa CTGAAGGAAACCCTAGCAAAGGTTCCGCCTAATCATGTTGGAAAACCTTTATTGAAGAAGCAACTGGGACCAGCTCACTGG gaaaaaattgaAGCGATTAATCAAGCCATAGTCAACGAATACGAAGTCCGAAGAAAACTGCTAGTCAAACGTTTGGATGTTACTGTGCAGTCCTTTGGCTGGTCAGATAGAGCTAAG aGTCAAACAGAAAAACTGGCTAAAGTCTACCAGCCAAAACGTGCCCTCTTATCTACTAAGTGCACTATTTCCATTGCAAATCTCTTGGCAGCTCGGCAGGATCTGTCAAAGATTATGAGAACAAGCAGTGGGTCCATCCGAGAGAAGACAGCATGTGCCATTAATAAG GTGCTAATGGGCAGAGTGCCTGACAGAGGAGGAAGGCCCAATGAAATTGAACCGCCACCTCCTGAGATGCCACCATGGCAGAAAAGACCAGAGTCTGGTTCACAACAAGGtggtggcagaggaggaagaggtggctACGAATCCTCATATGGAGGGCGAGGAGGTTATGACCATGGAGGTCACGaccgaggaggaagaggaggctatGACTCATCATATGGGGGGCGAGGAGGTCACGAGCAAGGAAGCCATGATCGAGGGGGACGAGGAGGACGTGGTGGTTATGATCATGGCGGCAGAGGCGGTGGCAGAGGAAACAAGCTTCAAGGAGGCTGGACAGATGGTGGAGGTGGTGGCTACCAGGATGGCGGCTACAGAGAGAGCAACTACAGAGATGCAGGTTTTCAAACAGGTGGCTACCAcagtggtggtggcggtggtggctaCCAAGGAGGAGGCTATGGTGGCTACCAGTCGTCTTCATATTCAGGAAGTGGCTAccaagggggtggtggtggcggctaCCAGCAAGACAACAGATACCAAGATGGTGGGTCCCACAGTGACCGAGGGGGTGGGCGTGGAGGAGggaggggtggccgtggtggtcGTGGTGGCCGTGGAGGTcaaggaggaggctgggggggcagaggTGGCCAGAACTTTAATCAAGGGGGGCAGTTTGAGCAGCACTTCCAGCATGGAGGTTATCAGTATAATCAGTCTGGCTTTGGACAAGGAAGACACTTCACAAGCTGA